The Bacillota bacterium genome includes a window with the following:
- a CDS encoding MTH1187 family thiamine-binding protein, protein MAIVAVSIAPLGTGETSVSRFVAAAERVLEKEAPPEVRYRLDPMFTTLEGDLDRILRLVRQMEEAVFAEGARRVDIVMKVDDRRDRPSSMEGKVRSVEEKLGH, encoded by the coding sequence ATGGCGATTGTCGCGGTCAGCATCGCGCCGCTCGGCACGGGCGAGACCAGCGTCAGCCGGTTCGTCGCCGCGGCCGAGAGGGTTCTGGAGAAGGAAGCGCCCCCGGAGGTCCGCTACCGTCTCGACCCCATGTTCACCACGCTCGAGGGCGACCTGGACCGGATCCTCCGCCTCGTCCGGCAGATGGAGGAGGCGGTCTTCGCGGAGGGCGCGCGCCGTGTCGACATCGTCATGAAGGTGGATGACCGGCGCGACCGCCCCTCCAGCATGGAGGGCAAGGTCCGCTCGGTGGAGGAGAAGCTGGGCCACTAG
- a CDS encoding ABC transporter ATP-binding protein, translating into MLLELEEIQVNYGPIRALRGISFTVEEGEIVTLIGANGAGKSTTLNTISGLLHPRAGRIRYLGAEIQRLSPQEVVARGITQVPEGRRVFAEMSVEENLLLGAYQRRDAAGIRADLAQVYERFPVLAERRRQSAGTLSGGEQQMLAIGRALMARPRLLLMDEPSMGLAPILVQQVFEIIRQINTQGTTILLVEQNAHMALKVAHRGYVLETGRITLAGPAAELSASEEVRSAYLGAG; encoded by the coding sequence ATGCTTCTTGAGCTGGAGGAGATTCAGGTCAACTACGGGCCCATCCGGGCGCTGCGCGGGATCTCCTTCACGGTGGAGGAAGGGGAGATCGTCACCTTGATCGGCGCCAACGGCGCCGGCAAGAGCACCACCCTGAACACCATCTCGGGTCTCCTCCACCCTCGCGCGGGGCGGATCCGCTACCTCGGCGCCGAGATCCAGCGCCTCTCGCCCCAGGAGGTGGTGGCGCGGGGCATCACCCAGGTGCCCGAGGGCCGGCGGGTCTTCGCGGAGATGAGCGTGGAGGAGAACCTTCTCCTGGGTGCCTACCAGCGCCGCGATGCCGCCGGGATCCGGGCCGACCTGGCCCAGGTCTACGAGCGCTTCCCGGTGCTGGCGGAACGGCGCCGGCAGAGCGCGGGGACGCTCTCGGGCGGCGAGCAGCAGATGCTGGCCATCGGGCGCGCGCTGATGGCCCGGCCCCGGCTCCTCCTCATGGACGAACCCTCCATGGGGCTGGCGCCCATCCTGGTCCAGCAGGTCTTCGAGATCATCCGGCAGATCAACACCCAGGGGACCACCATCCTCCTGGTGGAGCAGAACGCGCACATGGCGCTCAAGGTGGCGCACCGGGGGTACGTCCTGGAGACCGGGCGGATCACCCTCGCAGGTCCGGCCGCGGAGCTCTCGGCCAGCGAGGAGGTGCGCAGCGCCTACCTCGGCGCGGGGTAG
- a CDS encoding ABC transporter ATP-binding protein, producing MALLKTVDLGIAFGGLRALSHLNLEVEAGELVGLIGPNGAGKTTVFNLLTGEYAPTEGEIHFDGRRLGRLKPHQVNRLGIARTFQNIRLFRGLSVVENVKAALHSRLAPTFLATLLRSPGFYRDEARVEAEAMRLLALVDLQAVARQPASSLPYGLQRRLEIARALATGPKLLLLDEPAAGMNPQESRALMELIRSIRSGFGLTILLIEHDMSVVMSVCDRILVLDHGVEIARGTPEEIRRNPRVIEAYLGEEVPADAS from the coding sequence GTGGCACTGCTCAAGACCGTTGACCTGGGCATCGCCTTCGGTGGGTTGAGGGCGCTCTCCCACCTCAACCTGGAGGTGGAGGCCGGAGAGCTGGTCGGCCTGATCGGCCCCAACGGGGCGGGCAAGACCACGGTCTTCAACCTGCTGACCGGCGAGTACGCGCCCACGGAGGGCGAGATCCACTTCGACGGCCGCCGGTTGGGTCGTCTCAAGCCGCACCAGGTCAACCGCCTGGGGATCGCGCGCACCTTCCAGAACATCCGCCTCTTCCGCGGCCTGAGCGTGGTGGAGAACGTCAAGGCCGCACTCCACTCGCGCCTGGCGCCGACCTTCCTGGCCACGCTGCTGCGCTCGCCCGGCTTCTACCGGGACGAGGCGCGGGTGGAGGCGGAAGCCATGCGCCTGCTCGCCCTGGTCGATCTCCAGGCGGTCGCCCGGCAACCGGCCAGCAGCCTGCCCTACGGCCTCCAGCGCCGGCTGGAGATCGCCCGCGCCCTGGCGACCGGGCCGAAGCTGCTCCTGCTGGACGAGCCCGCGGCCGGCATGAACCCGCAGGAGAGCCGCGCGCTGATGGAGCTGATCCGCTCGATCCGCAGCGGCTTCGGCCTGACCATCCTGCTGATCGAGCACGACATGTCGGTGGTGATGTCCGTCTGCGACCGCATCCTGGTTCTCGACCACGGGGTGGAGATCGCCCGCGGAACCCCCGAGGAGATCCGGCGGAACCCGCGGGTGATCGAGGCCTATCTGGGCGAGGAGGTCCCGGCCGATGCTTCTTGA